The stretch of DNA GATTGCGGCTCGCACAATTTTTCCCTTATGTACTCCACCTAAAAAAATGGAGCTTAGTGGCCGGACTCAAGGTCAAGGGTAAATATTTTTCTCTAGAGCTAGATCAAAAAGTCGGTATCGAAAGTCATTACAAGAAAATGTCAGTATTCATCCCGCCAGAGATTACCAGCTTTATCGATAGTTTTAATGAGCGGGGTGGAACATACAAGGCCAGCGTGGGTATAGACCATGTACCCATAGGCCAGCAGTCTTACTGTTTTCCCGATGTAACATTCGTCACAGCTAAGGGAGCTAAGGTTCATCTTGAGATTTTTCACCGTTGGCATGCCGGTCAACTAGGTGCTCGACTCAATGCTTTGGATCAAATTGGCTTGCGGGGGTTGCTGGTCGGAGTGGCAGAGGAAATAGCGAAGTCCACCGAGGTGAGCCAGCAGCTAGCTAGCTCCACCTGGTTTAAAGACTGCGGTTTCACCTTCAAAACGGTCCCGACACCGAAATCGGTGGCGGCTGCGCTGGCAAGGCATGATGCCCTAACCTAGGAGACGGTACCCATCAGGGCTGGGTCATGCCGCCGTAGTGGGCGACGTATGCAAGCCCAAGTTTAGCGAAACCCGTAGCTAAATCAAAATCTCCGGATGTATCAATGGTATCGTCGGCAGTATGAATGTGTGGGTTGTGATTCGATGGGTTTTCAAAGGGAAAAGCCGCGGCATAACCCTCGCGATGCCAGGAGGCGTGATCACTACTGCCGCCGGATAGCGGGCGTTTAGCCCATGGTAACCCGACGTAATGATCGACGAGCTGTCCTAACCCATTATTAAATCCATCGTTCGTCTGGTTGCTGACCAACCAAATCTTGGCTGGCTCGGAGTCATCGCGCCACAGGTCCATATCAATTTGCATCATAGCGACGACAGGAACTCCTTTGGATCTGTAGGCGCTAGCGATGTCTTGGCTGCCGACTAGACCGATTTCCTCGGCCGCGTAGGCATGGATCTCAAGCGTTCGCTCTAGCTGGACATGATGTTCCATGAGTACCCGAAAGATTTCCAAGTTAGTAGCGGTCCCGCTGGCATTATCATCAGCGCCAGGTGAGCGCTTTGAGGTCCCGTCCTGCCAATTGACGCTATCGAGGTGACTGCCGAGGACGATCACTTCGTTAGGACGAGACTTGCCTTGAACCCGGACGACCAGACTACGCTGATTAGTCTTTCGTCCATGATCGTAAGTGGCAACACTTACATCGCTACGTGCACCCTGGAGCGTTCGGTATTGCTGTAGTAGATAATCAGCCACACCCTTGCCCGAAGGTGCTCCATGGTAGCGCGTTGGGATGTTGGCCAGGCCCTCGATGTCAGAGCGAATGCGCCCGTCTTTCACGCTCCTCGTGAGTTCATCAATTCTTGCATCAGTTGTCGCTATATCAATGAGAGGTACTGGTGTCGCCGCTTTGGTCGGAAAAATACTGCGCCCGGTTAACTTTAGAAGCGTTCCGCAAGCTAACCCTTCACCGTGCAGGCGGCCAGCTAGTTCCTCAACCTTGTTGTCGTGGAGTTGCATTAAGGCAAAGCGCGAGGGCTCGAAGTGGACCACCTCACCGTATTCGTCGACATTATCTGGCCACGCGATACGGTGAGACATGTTGACGACATATAGATCAGAGAAATCAGTGAAATTGGCATCCATCGCCTTGACAATGGTGATGTCACCATCGACATACAAGATGTTGTCTGGATTGACCGCGTACTTGCTAGCGGCACCACGAAGTATCTGCACGGGTGCCGCTAGAGCAGAACTAGCGACTGTTAAACCCCAAAAACAGAAACCAGCTAGCCGCATCATTCGGTTCATAGGGGACCCCCTTTTTCGCGGATTATGAATTATGAGAATTAATACTAAATAATTAAAAGTTTAATTTAAGTTGGCTGCGTGGTCAATCTCCCTCACGATGAGATTTTCTGCGGCTTGGTCGCTTG from Deltaproteobacteria bacterium encodes:
- a CDS encoding M20/M25/M40 family metallo-hydrolase — protein: MNRMMRLAGFCFWGLTVASSALAAPVQILRGAASKYAVNPDNILYVDGDITIVKAMDANFTDFSDLYVVNMSHRIAWPDNVDEYGEVVHFEPSRFALMQLHDNKVEELAGRLHGEGLACGTLLKLTGRSIFPTKAATPVPLIDIATTDARIDELTRSVKDGRIRSDIEGLANIPTRYHGAPSGKGVADYLLQQYRTLQGARSDVSVATYDHGRKTNQRSLVVRVQGKSRPNEVIVLGSHLDSVNWQDGTSKRSPGADDNASGTATNLEIFRVLMEHHVQLERTLEIHAYAAEEIGLVGSQDIASAYRSKGVPVVAMMQIDMDLWRDDSEPAKIWLVSNQTNDGFNNGLGQLVDHYVGLPWAKRPLSGGSSDHASWHREGYAAAFPFENPSNHNPHIHTADDTIDTSGDFDLATGFAKLGLAYVAHYGGMTQP